GTTTCTGCACCTCTAACAattctctttcaagattttctataATCTTTAAACAAGGACACTTTGACTTTTTTGGGTTACTGATCATACTTGCCTGCTTTGCACATGTAGAAAGTGCCCGTCAAGTTGGTTTCGATCACAGCATGCCATCCCTTTGCACTGATGTGTTCTGCAGAAGACATGAACTGGCCTCCTCCATTGTTGACCAAAAAATTGATCTTACCATAAATATCTAAGGTGGATTTGATCAAACTGTTCACctgaagaaaaatgttaagagTAAGGTGGTTAATAACCTAACTTGCTACTTGGACCGATAGCTTGCTCTAGAGAGGAGAAGAACTTGCAGTCTGTAATGGGAAATGGTAACTCTGAGTACCATAATACCCACAGATCAGAAAACTAAATTGGTAATTCTGATGACAAGATTTAGCCAAGAGCCTGGATCACTTCTGAATACAAGCCTCCTGAATACAAGCACTTCTGAATTTGTAAGCTGTAAACCCAGAATAATGAATAGTACTAAAATAGGTTAATGTCAACATTTAGAAATGActtaaaaggggtgcctggatggctcagttggtagggcatgtgactcttgatctcagggttgtgaggtcgagcccgatgttgggtgtagaaattaacGATTACTTAtacacaaaactttaaaaagaaaaaaaaatttttttttttaaagaaatgacttAAAGGGCAAAGGGCACAAAAGGTAATCTCACTGAGACCAcatcctttctttgcttcctgatcttgtttctctccatctccttctctggACGTAATTCACTCAGTAAATCATTGGCAAAAGAATCTCTTTCATAGGCTCTGCTTTTAGTTAACCTCATCTAAGACAGTTACCATAGGAACATCTGTAGCACAGGTTTAGAAGCTACtactataaattaaaataaatgaataaatgatatagacATATTTGTATTACCTCCTCTTCTTTGCGAATGTTGCATTTTATGGGAGTGACCTGAGCCTGGTTGGTGTGGGGCAGGCTGGCTTTCAGTTCTTTTGCAGTCGATTTTAATCTATCAAAGTTACGAGATGCAATGACCACATTAcactctgaaaagaaaacagagaacaagTAAATATGCTTTCACTGgttgtctaaatttttttttaactttttttcaatgtttatttatttttgagagagagagacagagcacgagtgggggaggagcagagagagagggaaacaccgaatcagaagcaagctccaggctctgagctgtcagcacggagcccgacgcggggctcgaacccacgaaccatgagatcatgacctgaggtgaagtcagacacttaaccgactgacccactcaAGTGCCCCATTGATcgtctaaattaaaaaaaaaaaaatactaatgtttAGGAAAAATTTCACGTGTTCccataaaaaagatttaaaaataaaagatgagtcGGGACTTCTGCTTCTGGTTACGACGGAGCATCAATAACCAAGTTTACCCTCCAGACCGAAACAACTGAAGAACTAGACAAAGTATATACAACCATGGTTTTCAGGCACAGGACACGGGTACCATTACACAGCAATCTCGGAGAGTGGAAACAAACACTGTGAGTCCTATGATCATTCCAGCTTACCCCCTGGAGACAGTGTCCAAGGTGCagcacagggaggaggaggaaacaattCAGAGCCCAGGAAGAGACGAAGATGGGAGTCCCAGAGGCCAAAACTAGGTTAcatagggcagagagagaagataagTCACAGAGCAATAACTCCAGAGATCTGCAGAGTTCCCTCAAATATTCAGCTGAGCACTGAACAGTGCATTGAGTGAAAAAAACTATCTGAGGCTGGGGAAAGAACCAGCCCAAAGGAGCAGAAACAACAGACCCTGACATTCACACAGCACTGAGAATAGTGTTCCCACCAGGCAAAACCTTTCAAGGGCCAATGGGAAAAATACGCAGAAGAGTATGGCCTCAGTAGTGAAGCAAAATTAGCCCTAGGTTAAAGGCCATTCAGGTCAACACTTAACATACAACAAGCCTCTCCTAAGAtatcaaactgtttccaagtaacttaagtgcatcttaaaacaaaactcaagaatATACAAATAACCAGCATTGAACAAGGTAAAATTCAAATGTCTGTCATCCAGCAAAAATTTTTCCAGTCATGCAAAGAAGCAGATAAATAGAACCCATAACGAGGAGAGAAGtcaattaataaaaacagaaccaGAAATGGCACTGAcgacaaaattaaacaaattcgtgataaagagaaaaatattaaaagcagtcagagaaaaagaacagaacaaaaagacaaggaagacagaagacttctttttcagaaatattgcaagccagaagacagtggaaaTGGCTCGAAAgtactggggaggggcagagggtgggcatTTGGGAACCCAGAAATCTTGACCCAGTGAAAACAGTTTTCAGAAATGATGACAACATGAAGACCTGTTCACACATATAACAGCTGGAAGAGTTCATTAAAGCAGACCTGTATTACTTAAAAGagtaaaggaggggcgcctgggtggcgcagtcggtttaagcgtctgacttcagccaggtcacgatctcgcggtccatgagttcgagccccgcgtcgggctctgggctgatggctcagagcctggagcctgtttccgattctgtgtctccctctctctctgcccctcccccgttcatgctctgtctctctctgtcccaaaaataaataaacgttgaaaaaaaaaattttttaaaaaaagagtaaaggaagTCTTTCAGATGGAAGGACAATGATACAGATGGAAATCTAAATTACCAGAAATGCCAATTATGTGAGTAAATacaaagacttttcttctttctattcaagtctctttacttttttaaatttttttaatgtttatttatttattttgatggggcggagagagagagtatcccaagcaggctttgcactgtgagtgcagggcccgatgaagggcttggatcccatgaatcgtgagctcatgacctgagctgaaatcaagagccagatgcttaactgactcagccacccaggcacccctattcaaaTCTCTTTAAAAGGTGGAGattgtttaaagtaaaaatggtaACAATGCACTGTAGGATTTATAACCTATGTAAACATAAATGTGTGGGAACAACAGTGTGATGGCCAAAAAAGGTGAAAATAGCAGTACAGGCAGTCCTTTTGCTCAGCTCTAACACGCACGAATTTCAATTGTGTAAGCTTAGTTGAACAACATAAATCCCTCAGCAACATGGTTCAAACTTCAGTTACCATGACATATTAACGGTGAGTAATTGTATAAAATACAAGCTGTTCCGTCCACAAATCACCATTGAATAACAGATGCGCATCATGATCAGTGACTAATCATGTCACTTCTTTCGATGTCTGGCCATGATTGGGCACCATGCATGCTTTCTTCAATTTACACACAGACAGCAAAGAAATACAGTCATGTTGTGTCCGGGTCTCCCAGTGATAAGCCTATGATTCAAAGAGGGCTGGtccaaaaagatgaaaatacaacaaagaaataaaaattggtaACACTGGAAGTGAAATTAGAATTGAATGGAAAGGGAGTTATAAGAGGAATAGTCGTTCAGGGGCATACTGACACTGCCATCAGTGTTTTCCTGAAGTACAAATTCTAAGCTATGACATACTGGAATATCTACTCACCTTACTGAGTGAAAATGAACCTTAGCGTCCACTGTCGCCTGATGTCTTAGCTCCTCCTAAAGAGACTGCTTCCCTTTTTTCATAgacaaatgtataaatgtatcagAAATACTGGCCAAGGCAGCCTCAGAGCACATAGAGCAAGAAGCCTTGCCAACTCTGGACTTCTCAGATGTACACAGATTTTAATTAAACTATACTGATAATTACAACTATATTGataactctcctctctctccctcaccaagCCGAGGCTGGTACTCCCTTCTACATGCTACTATACCCCTGTCCTCACCCTAACACAGTATTTAAGCCCATGTTACATTGTAATGACCTGTTCTTAAGAGTCTCCCCCACACGCTGGCTGTCACCCCCAGAGGATAGGGACCTGTTGTTACCATAATCGTTACACTAGCACAAAGTCCACATTCAATATACACATGAATAAATGGAGTTTATAAAGGTAAACAGTAAGAAGGGTCTCCACGTGACCACAATTATTTTAGTTGTATGGGATGAGCGAGCTTCTGCATATCAAAAGAAGGCacttaaagaaaactatttttcaagTTCACGTTGTAATTTAGTAATCTCCAATAGAGACAACTTTTGGAAATTCTGATGGGCATTCTGAAAGCTTTACAAAGCAAACACTGAAAAGATTcaccatgggttcctggtaaaaCAAGACTAActttaaaacagaattaaatttaTCAAAATGGATGTGTAACTTTCAGCACAGCATCAATTATACTGTTAGGAGAACTCTTGTTTCCTTTTAGCTTGTTACCaggtaggctctatgcccaggagggaaaataaaaatttgaaataaaaatttggcaTATTCTTTTCATAtgactttaaactttatttacatgGTTTTTTCATTCAATGAGGATTTACATCTTCGTATAAGTAAACTTGTCCATTTTCCCCTTTGTGGTTTCTTTACTTGTTTATGTGCTTACAAAATCCTCCCTTTCCCCAAGTTCGGGTAAATATTATAACAACTGTGTCCAGATTATATACGATGGGAGTCTCTTGGGTGTTAAAACCTTTAACAGTTAAGTGAAGTGAAATGAAGTTTTCCCGTGTTTCTTCATTAGGTAATACATAAAATGGATTAATTTTAAGCACACATCTACAAATACTTCCACAGCATGTTCCCAAAGGTGTCCTTATTCCTCACTTCGGGCAATGTATCTTTGATTCTAACTGTTCCCTTTAGCTTACAAACAATGGTTTCATTACTCAACGTTTCCCCACAATTTCTTAGGAAGgactctcttcttcccctcccccgccgccgctCTGGTTTCAAGTTCACCCACGTCTCCAGCTTCTTTGCTTAGCAAGTCCAGGTCTCCGAGCGGTGCCTAGTAGCTCCAGGCACCCCGACCCCAGGTTATGCCAGGGTATCTCTGCGTTGTCTGGCCCAGGGGCTTGCTCACGTACCCAGGTTCAGGAGCTCGGTGGCGATGGCCTTTCCGATACCCGTGGCCCCGCCGGTGACGATTGCCAATCGGTCCTTCAGCAAGCCGGCCGCCAAGCAGCTCTTGCCCCTTCCCGAAAGGCCCATCTGCACGGCGCGTCCGAGTCCCAGGAGCACTAAGGTCCCTCAGCCTGGGAGGTAAGCGGGGCCTTTAGTTACTGGTcagccctggccccgcccccgtgGCCCCGCCCCGTGGCCCCGCCCCGTGGCCCCACCCGCAAGCCGAGGCAGGTCCCCAGCCTCCCAGCGGATGGCTGCTCCCGGGAGGCGGCTTCCTGACTCCGTCTGGGTCCTCCGCTAGACTTTGTCCCCGGCACGTGTAGGTGAGACTGCTTGTTcgttgctttttctttctttctttctttttttcatttcgaTGCCATTGTGGGGACCGGAGGAAGGGAAGCAGACAAAAAGCGGGCGTGTGCTCTCTCGAAAAATTCAATCCTCAGTGCTATAGCTCTCGTGGTTAATTAAGATGAAATAAATCTCCAGGGCATCTGGGGAAAGAGAAGCTGCAGCTCGGGAGCCCTGCTGCGCCCGCCTGCCTCCGACGTCCATGGATGCTCTGGCTCCAGTGGCTGTGGACCTCTgctgggaaggaaagaagcaggATTAGCCGCGGGGGAAGAAATCTGGCCTCCAGATCCTTTCACCCTTTGGAAGAGACCccgaggagggggtgaggggagggagtgaAGGGTGCCGTTGCAGTAATCCACAGAACCAAGAtactaaatgattttaaaaaataaactagaaccCACCTCCAACTCGTCTCCCTGAAGAGGCAACATTTACCAGGTTTGAGATCTAATCCATTTCAGCCGGGCAGCATAAATTGATGAGTCTGCGTGCTGCCTGCAAGAACGCATCTGTAGGTGTGTGAGATCCTATCCTCCAGTTCATTCCTTAGGGAAGCGAGCATCCTGAGGATGGGGGAAATTTCTTACCGGCGGTTTGATACCCAGTAACGGTGAGTTATTATTATTCAGATCCTCCTCCGTATCGGCTAGCTTCATGCTGTCAACCCACCAGAGTGAGCTTATACCTGGACTGGCCTGGTGAGACGTGGCCTAAGAATTTGGCAAATCTGGGGGATGTGTGTGGTGCTGTGGTCTTCACAATCCAGGCAAGATGCTATTTCTAAGTCTGCAGAGTACTGTATTTTCCCCTGCAAGGTATTGAGATGttgtaaaagcaaacaaatgccATCGTTCTTTAGTTGGGCCCACCCATCAGCTGGTTATTCACAAAGCTAATTAGAAATGGGGTTTGTTGAAAGTGGAATCAGATATCActtcctctctggccctccatccccctgcccttctctgacCTCCTTTAAGAAATACTTGCCCGTCTGTCTTTGGAGATGACAGCTTCCAATCTACACTCAttaaagaagggaagaaatcTCTTTACCCTCCATTTGCTAGATAGTGATTTGATTCCAGTgacaaagtatttttcttaaacaGGAAGAGAAACAGTGAGTCAATTCTGAGGGCTTTCCTATTCCAGAAAATTCCATGCTTTCTTTCTTGGGAGCAAAGAGcaccttaaatttcttttaaagataattttatcaAAGATATAATTTAATGTGGTTTGAGACATGGTTTGGACCTGTGGATTCACAGAGCTGTGGCTGCCCAGGTGGGTCAGTGTGTGCCTGGCTGTGCTGCACCTTTGCGCGGCAgttgggctgggggcggggaatTGAGGGATTCTGCAGTCCTCCAGTGAGAAGGTGACTGCACTAGCTTTAAGCCAGTTTTGCCTCTTGAGGATGACAAGGAGCCATTCCTTGGGTGCAAGGAAGTTGCAGTCTGAACAGTCAGAAAGCTCTATTTTTACAGTCCAAAGAGAATCAGTGATTACGAGAGATGTGGGGTCTCTCTTGAGAGATCCTCTGTTAAAATGAAAGGGCCGCTGCCTCTCACTTCACTGAGGGTTTGAAAGTCTGATTAACCCCCAAAGGCCTGGAAGTACAGAAACAGCTGCCTCTTGGAGGCTCTTTGTTTCCAGATTTTAATTCTGGCTCCTGTGTGAGCCATCTCCTCTGTGGGCATCTACGCCAGGCTCCACTGACATTCCTTTGGCCGAATCGAATGCTACCCTGTGCTCTGCATCACTGCCCCCTTTGTCCTAGGGAAAAAGGCATCTCCAGGGCCATGATCCTTCCACACTCCCCCTCTGTCATACCCTATTAGCACTGACTATTGACTCCCTGACTGACTGACTATTGACTCATGCATctttccacccctgccccccacccctcccgtcTGCCTGGTAACTTCCTTTTCTCCTGCCTCAAAGCAGCTGCTGGCTCCTACTGACTGAGGCCTGTGAGACTCAGCATTCAGAGAATCTCGGTGCTAAAAGAATGTCAGTGAGGCATCTCGTCACTTCCCACCTAGAAGAAAGAGCAGGCCTGAACCAACTCACCTAAATAAGATTCTTAACCAGCTTTTTCTTAACCAGTATtttgccaatatttattgagtatctgccACATGCTGGGTACTGTTTAGGTGTGAATCATACGGTACGGGGGACAGTACAGTTAGGTGTCCTGGCCTTtggagagctttttttttttttttttactgtttatttatttattcatttgagagagagagagagagagaccaagagagagtgcgagtgggggagggcagagagagagggagacagagaatcccaagcaggctctgagctgtcagcacagagctcgatgcgaggcttgaactcacaagttgtgagattgtgacctgagccgaaaccgagagttggatgctcaacagactaagccacccaggcgccccttgcctttGTAGAGTTTTTATTCTAGTAAATATGTGTGACGGCAGTGGGAATGGAAGGGTAGAAGGGGTATTATGTGTCATGGGAGGTaggacaataaacaaataaaagattaGACAGTGAAAATCCAGTTTTACAGCTCTTCACAGTAAGATGTGCAAGCTCCTTGTAACCCACTACCGTCACTAACAGGAACTCTTTCCTCTGTAGACAGTCAGATGCCTCTGGATGATGAACCAGCCACAGTGTGAAGGCTTTTCAGGACAGGTAGGTTGAGCAATGACAAGAGAAATACTGCTCCCAGGACCATGAAGGAACAGGGTATAATCTAACTCACAGCCAGTTTGCAGTAACTGGCAAGAAGTTGGGAGGTTGGCAGGTCCTGTCACCTCATTGTTCCGATCACTTGTCATCAGTCTGAGCTAAATTCCCTTCCACCTTTACATTGGTGCGGCTGTCTTCTTGGCAGGGGCCAGTGGTAATTTTCAGTGGtaaaatagttaacattttttttttcctagccgGCCTATTGCATCTCACGGTGGTAAAACCACAATGCTACTGGCAGAGTATGGAGACTCCAGACAGGTGATAAGTGGCCCTTTGGGTGACAGATACAGGAATCAGAGAAGAATTGAAAGAGCAGTAAGGCTGGAGCAAGGCACAGTTCACTGCAGTAATAGTagaaattaacttgaaaatgATCATGCTCTACCCTTCCAGCCCCAGTTCAGGTTCCTTGGAAGAGGGAGATGTGTCCATATGGGAAAGGTACAATAAAACaactcctggggggtggggaataaaagaaaaccaaccaaacaaacaaaacaaataaaactcttGTTTGTTCTTAAATCAATGGCACAGGGCACCCTGATTCGGAAACTGTATAAACCAAAGGTGGCAGAATAGCAGACCATTTATGTTCTGTTTGGGTTATTTGTGtggtaatttatttaaatttggacTAATCATGATAATAAAATCAGGAACTTTCACACGAAATTCCAGACAACCCATACCAAATGGGCCTGCATTTCTCTGTGAAAGCACTTGGTTGAATAGTGGGCTTGGTGGGTTGAAGAGAGGGAAACGATAACTTCCTGTTTCAGACAAGACCTGAACTCTTATGCTTACCATAGCCCCCACCACTCCTTACTGTAGCCAGATGTTGAACCTTGTTGTCATTGCCATTTATTAGCTTTTTTCCAGCCATAATTCATCCATGTGAGTTACTTTCCTTCCTGCAATTAATTGCACATAAGGGCAGAGGCTTCAAAGCTTCCTGGTTTCTCCCCCCACCAAATCCCCAAGTTCTGCAGGGTATCTGGATGGGTTTGGAGAAGGCGCTGGATCACGTTTGCTCCGGTGACCATCTGGGAGCAGAGAACTGTGAGCAGACTCCAGGAAATTATGCCTAATAGTGAGAGGTCCTTGAACCAGCAGTGGAACACCACTCTGGAGGTGTGTGTTTtgagcagggctgggggcaaTTAGTGACTGAGCGATTGGAGGGGGACTGGCCAGCAGGAAGCAAGAACTAGAGTCCTTTGTGATGACTCAGCCCTACAAAGGCATTATAGCTCGATAGGGATGCTCATTTTGTGGTGTTGTGAGTCTTTGGGCTTTTACTGAATGCCTAAGAgctgttggttttcttttaataaaactgCTTTGGGGACACTGTTGGCTAGCTTACTAAAGCAGAGAACACTATCTGTCTTAGTCTGTCCaagctgctataataaaaataccatatactgggtggtttaaataacaaatatatttttcttataattctggATGCAggaaaatccaagatcaaggtactggcAGATCCAGTGTCTGGTAAGAGCCTGATTCCTAGATGGCCATTTTgttgctgtgtcttcacagggtagaaagagcaagagagttCTTTGAGGTTTCTTGTATAAGGACACCAATCTCATTTGTGAAGTCTCTACACTCATAACCTAATCACCCCCCCAAAGACCCCCACCTCCTCATACTGTCACTttgggggttaagatttcaacacaTGAGTTTTGGAGGgccacaaacattcagtccataataacATATAGTATATGGACTTCTAGTGGGTTTTTGGTGGGGCTGAGCCAACATCAATGTGACATCCTTTGTACTCGACGgctgagttggtttttttttttttttttttttgagggggatgtagggacagagggagagagagggagagagggagagagagagagagagagagagagagagagagagaatcataagcaggttccatgcccagcacagagcctgatgtggggttcaatttCACaactgaatgagatcatgacctgaaccaaaatcaagagttggacacctaactgagctAAGCTTTAGAATTTCTGGCCCACCCgggaaaataaaaactgcttaAACCAGCCATTACCAGGTATGATGTCATTTTATGCTCTAACTTTGAAATGTGTATCCAGATCTGCCTATGCATCAGGGCCGACAAATTAGAACACAGCAAAGAGATTAAGACATAAAATAACTTCTTGGACAATCCTAGTATATTAGGTAGGAGTTTTGTATAGCTGCCTTAAGAGACCAAAATAATCCTGGATTAAAACACGGAAAATACTTTTCTCTCATATTGCAACCCAGAGGAAGAGAGTTTATGGCTGTCCCAGCGACTTTGATTCTTTCCATCTCAGTCCACTGTCATCCTTAAGGGGTTGTTTTGTCTGCATGGCTGAAAATGACTCATCAAGTTCACATTCCAGCTCTCAAGAAggtgaaaagaggaaggagagggccaCACAGGGAAGTTGCACACATCACATCTAATCACATCTTTTGGCCAGAGACTAGTC
The window above is part of the Prionailurus bengalensis isolate Pbe53 chromosome C1, Fcat_Pben_1.1_paternal_pri, whole genome shotgun sequence genome. Proteins encoded here:
- the PECR gene encoding peroxisomal trans-2-enoyl-CoA reductase isoform X2, which produces MGLSGRGKSCLAAGLLKDRLAIVTGGATGIGKAIATELLNLECNVVIASRNFDRLKSTAKELKASLPHTNQAQVTPIKCNIRKEEEVNSLIKSTLDIYGKINFLVNNGGGQFMSSAEHISAKGWHAVIETNLTGTFYMCKAVYSSWMKEHGGSIVNITVLTKNGFPGFVHSGAAREGVYNLTKTLAVEWASSGIRINCVAPGVIYSPTAVDNYGPLAEDIFAAYFKRIPAKRIGIPEEIMTTGLREQGTFLLSKG